The proteins below are encoded in one region of Chrysemys picta bellii isolate R12L10 chromosome 4, ASM1138683v2, whole genome shotgun sequence:
- the LOC135983330 gene encoding carbonic anhydrase 4-like gives MNLAWVRHLIVLGTLLGAGYTSTDMADTWCYEDPKCGPETWAALGHCNGTRQSPINIVTPAAVHNPHLGAVSLAGYGDARKLISMENTGKAVYVHLADGLRLSAQGLPAIYTAKSFHLHWGQGAAQPGSEHFINYKSFSMELHIVHTKNNLSMADALKDPEGIAVLAFFLQATAHARPSQSWDSFTQHLKDVTLKGEDTDLDGSFSLQELLGSVDLARYYRYHGSLTTPNCDEVVVWTVFPDPILVPPGVVDAFPSILNSTDSDAGPRLQNNYRPLQRFRDSQVQASAALRVAPSSSSSPQPAALIPLLISTAAIAWHL, from the exons ATGAATCTTGCCTGGGTCCGGCACCTCATTGTCCTGGGGACGCTGCTGGGAGCCGGCTACACCAGTACCGATATGGCAG atACCTGGTGCTACGAAGACCCAAAATGTG GTCCAGAGACATGGGCAGCTCTGGGGCACTGTAACGGCACCAGGCAGTCCCCGATCAACATCGTCACCCCTGCGGCTGTCCACAATCCCCACCTGGGGGCTGTATCCCTCGCTGGCTATGGGGATGCCAGGAAGCTTATCTCCATGGAAAACACAGGGAAGGCAG TGTACGTGCATTTAGCGGATGGGCTCCGTCTCAGCgcccaggggctcccagctaTCTACACAGCCAAATCCTTCCACCTCCACtggggccagggggcagcccAGCCTGGATCAGAGCATTTCATCAATTACAAAAGTTTCTCCATGGAG cTCCACATTGTTCATACCAAGAATAATCTGAGCATGGCTGACGCCCTCAAGGATCCCGAGGGAATCGCTGTGCTGGCCTTCTTCCTCCAG GCAACAGCCCACGCACGCCCTTCCCAGTCCTGGGATTCCTTCACCCAGCACTTGAAGGATGTGACTCTGAAGG GGGAGGATACGGATCTGGACGGCTCCTTCTCCCTGCAGGAGCTCCTGGGCTCGGTGGACCTAGCCCGCTATTACCGCTACCACGGCTCCCTCACCACCCCCAACTGTGACGAAGTCGTGGTCTGGACTGTCTTCCCCGACCCCATCCTGGTGCCTCCTGGCGTG GTGGATGCGTTCCCCTCCATCCTCAACTCCACAGACTCAGATGCTGGGCCCCGGTTGCAGAACAACTACCGGCCTTTGCAGAGGTTTAGGGATAGCCAAGTGCAAGCCTCGGCGGCCCTCCGAGTCGCCCCCAGCTCCTCTTCCAGCCCGCAGCCTGCAGCCTTGATCCCTCTGCTCATCAGTACCGCAGCAATTGCCTGGCACCTATAG